The Haloplanus sp. CK5-1 genome contains a region encoding:
- a CDS encoding helix-turn-helix transcriptional regulator — MRIAVPLLALLILLAGTLPAVAATGVDTPATDSGGAATPADRPALVGPSPARIDSPLLTEIHIAPDPGGDARWTVSVRYDLSNETDRAAFDRYGRDFEAGDADVGLDADFFRTLANEASLTAGREMEIVRTTRNATVRNGTGVLSLSFTWTNFVSDAGDGFVIRDAVLMPGDRTWLTSIGPGQRLVVETPDGYQVTDTRFGLENGSVVVDGPHTFQEPLTISYQQAVVEEPSEPPWSLLVGAVVVVGLSLVAAIVYTRRYRGDGAGQTARSPDAGDAASSPDSAGANGDAAETDASGAADGDADADADDTDDVDPSLLSDEERVEHLLDRNGGRMRQARIVRETGWSDAKVSQLLSTMADDGRVEKLRLGRENLISLPDEER, encoded by the coding sequence ATGCGGATTGCCGTGCCCCTCCTCGCACTCCTGATCCTCCTCGCGGGGACGCTCCCCGCAGTGGCGGCTACCGGAGTCGACACTCCCGCCACCGACTCCGGCGGCGCTGCGACGCCGGCCGACCGCCCGGCACTCGTCGGTCCGTCCCCCGCCCGCATCGATTCGCCACTCCTCACCGAGATCCACATCGCCCCCGACCCCGGCGGCGACGCCCGGTGGACCGTCTCGGTCCGGTACGACCTCTCCAACGAGACCGACCGGGCGGCGTTCGACCGCTACGGCCGGGACTTCGAGGCAGGCGACGCCGACGTCGGCCTCGACGCCGACTTCTTCCGAACCCTCGCCAACGAAGCCAGTCTGACGGCCGGGCGAGAGATGGAGATCGTGCGCACGACACGCAACGCGACCGTCAGGAACGGCACTGGCGTCCTCTCGCTCTCTTTCACCTGGACGAACTTCGTCAGCGACGCCGGCGACGGGTTCGTGATCCGGGACGCGGTGTTGATGCCCGGTGATCGGACGTGGCTCACCTCGATCGGGCCGGGCCAGCGACTGGTCGTCGAGACGCCCGACGGCTACCAGGTGACCGACACCCGATTCGGACTCGAAAACGGCTCCGTCGTCGTCGACGGCCCCCACACGTTCCAAGAGCCACTCACCATCTCGTATCAACAGGCCGTCGTCGAGGAGCCGTCCGAGCCGCCGTGGTCGCTGCTCGTCGGCGCAGTGGTGGTGGTCGGCCTCTCTCTCGTCGCCGCCATCGTGTACACCCGGCGGTACCGCGGTGACGGCGCCGGCCAGACGGCTCGCTCCCCGGACGCCGGAGACGCCGCTTCCTCCCCCGACTCCGCCGGCGCGAACGGGGACGCCGCCGAGACGGACGCGAGCGGCGCGGCCGACGGTGACGCGGACGCCGATGCCGACGACACCGACGACGTCGACCCCTCGTTGCTCTCGGACGAAGAGCGGGTCGAACACCTCCTCGATCGGAACGGTGGTCGGATGAGGCAGGCCCGGATCGTCCGGGAGACGGGATGGTCGGACGCGAAGGTGTCGCAGTTGCTGTCCACGATGGCCGACGACGGACGGGTCGAGAAGCTCCGGCTGGGCCGCGAGAACCTCATCTCGCTGCCCGACGAGGAACGCTGA